A window from Populus trichocarpa isolate Nisqually-1 chromosome 3, P.trichocarpa_v4.1, whole genome shotgun sequence encodes these proteins:
- the LOC7491888 gene encoding lon protease homolog 2, peroxisomal isoform X1, with product MAESVELPSRLAILPFRNKVLLPGAIIRIRCTSPSSVKLVEQELWQREEKGLIGILPVRDAAAASSSETASVGPTLSQGVGSDSSERSSKTQASTSSDNVKLDGKHQQEVFHWHNRGVAARALHLSRGVEKPSGRVTYIVVLEGLCRFNLNELITRGTYYTARISPLEMTNAELEQVDQDPDFIALSRQFKATAMELISVLEQKQKTGGRTKVLLETVPVHKLADIFVASFEISFEEQLSMLDSVDLKVRLSKATELVDRHLQSIRVAEKITQKVEGQLSKSQKEFLLRQQMRAIKEELGDNDDDEDDVAALERKMQSAGMPSNIWKHAQRELRRLKKMQPQQPGYNSSRVYLELLADLPWQTVSEEHELDLKAAKERLDNDHYGLVKIKQRIIEYLAVRKLKPDARGPVLCFVGPPGVGKTSLASSIAAALGRKFVRISLGGIKDEADIRGHRRTYIGSMPGRLIDGIKRVGVCNPVMLLDEIDKTGSDVRGDPAAALLEVLDPEQNNTFNDHYLNVPFDLSKVIFVTTANRMQPIPPPLLDRMEVIELPGYTPEEKLRIAMQYLIPRVLDQHGLSSEFLQIPEGMVKLVIQRYTREAGVRNLERNLAALARAAAVRVAEQEQAVPLSKDMHQLASPLLDNRLAEGADLEMEVIPMNENSHEISNTFSIASPLVVDEPMLEKVLGPPRFDDKEAAERVASPGISVGLVWTAFGGEVQFVEATATAGKGELHLTGQLGDVIKESAQIALTWVRAKATDLKLAAANETNFLKGRDVHIHFPAGAVPKDGPSAGVTLVTALVSLFSQKRVRADTAMTGEMTLRGLVLPVGGIKDKILAAHRYGIKRVILPERNLKDLVEVPAAVLGSLEILPAKQMEDVLEQAFEGGCPWRQHSKL from the exons ATGGCTGAATCGGTGGAGTTACCAAGTCGGTTAGCGATCCTTCCGTTTAGAAACAAGGTTCTTTTACCTGGCGCCATAATTCGCATTCGCTGTACTTCTCCCAGCAG TGTGAAATTGGTAGAGCAAGAGCTTTGgcagagagaagagaaggggttGATTGGTATTTTGCCAGTCAgggatgctgctgctgcttcctcGTCGGAGACAGCATCTGTAGGCCCAACGTTATCCCAAG GTGTTGGTAGTGATTCCAGCGAGAGAAGCTCGAAAACTCAAGCCAGTACCTCGTCGGATAATGTCAAGCTTGATGGGAAACACCAACAGGAAGTTTTTCACTGGCATAATAG GGGAGTGGCGGCTCGTGCTTTGCATCTTTCTAGAGGAGTGGAGAAACCTAGTGGGAGGGTGACGTACATAGTTGTTCTTGAAGGCTTGTGCAGATTCAACCTCAATGAACTTATTACGAGAGGGACTTATTATACTGCACGGATATCTCCACTTGAAATGACAAATGCTg agCTGGAGCAAGTGGACCAAGATCCTGATTTTATAGCACTGTCTCGCCAGTTCAAAGCAACTGCAATGGAGCTGATTTCTGTTCTTGAGCAG aaacaaaaaactgGTGGGAGGACAAAAGTCCTTCTGGAGACAGTTCCTGTTCACAAATTAGCAGATATATTTGTTGCTAGCTTCGAGATAAGTTTTGAAGAGCAGCTATCTATGCTGGATTCAGTTGATCTAAAAGTAAGACTGTCAAAAGCTACTGAGCTGGTTGATCGACATTTACAG TCAATACGTGTGGCAGAGAAGATCACGCAAAAGGTTGAAGGACAATTGTCAAAATCACAGAAAGAGTTCCTTCTGCGTCAGCAG ATGAGGGCTATAAAAGAGGAGCTTGGTGACaacgatgatgatgaggatgatgtaGCTGCCCTAGAAAGGAAGATGCAAAGTGCAGGAATGCCTTCAAATATCTGGAAGCATGCCCAAAGGGAGTTGAG GAGGCTTAAGAAGATGCAACCTCAGCAACCTGGATATAATAGTTCACGCGTTTACTTGGAGCTTCTTGCTGACCTGCCCTGGCAGACAGTGAGTGAAGAACATGAATTGGATCTAAAAGCTGCAAAAGAACGTCTTGATAATGACCACTACGGTCTAGTCAAAATCAAGCAACGTATTATTGAATATCTAGCTGTTCGCAAG CTTAAACCAGATGCAAGAGGTCCAGTTTTGTGCTTTGTTGGCCCACCAGGTGTTGGAAAGACATCTCTGGCTTCGTCTATTGCTGCTGCCTTGGGCAGAAAATTTGTTCGTATATCCCTTGGTGGCATTAAGGATGAGGCTGATATTAGAGGGCACAGGAGAACATACATCGGAAGCATGCCGGGGCGtcttatagatggaataaag AGAGTGGGTGTTTGCAATCCTGTGATGCTGCTGGATGAGATTGACAAGACAGGTTCTGATGTGCGTGGGGATCCAGCTGCAGCTCTGCTGGAGGTTCTTGATCCTGAACAGAATAACACATTCAACGATCA CTATCTGAATGTTCCATTTGACCTTTCAAAGGTGATTTTTGTGACAACTGCAAATAGGATGCAGCCTATTCCTCCACCGCTCTTAGACAGGATGGAAGTCATTGAGCTGCCTGGATACACACCTGAAGAAAAGCTTAGAATAGCAATGCAGTATTTGATTCCAAGAGTTTTGGATCAACACGGGCTGAGCTCTGAGTTCCTTCAAATTCCAGAG GGTATGGTGAAACTTGTCATTCAGAGATACACAAGGGAGGCAGGTGTACGCAATTTGGAGAGGAACTTGGCTGCCTTGGCTCGTGCTGCAGCTGTGAGAGTTGCAGAGCAAGAACAAGCTGTCCCGTTGAGCAAAGATATGCATCAGCTTGCTTCACCATTGCTGGATAACAGACTCGCTGAGGGAGCTGATCTGGAAATGGAAGTTATACCAATGAATGAAAACAGTCATGAGATATCAAACACATTCAGCATCGCCTCACCTTTGGTTGTAGATGAGCCTATGCTGGAGAAAGTACTTGGG CCTCCACGTTTTGATGACAAAGAAGCTGCAGAGCGTGTTGCATCCCCAGGGATATCAGTTGGGCTTGTCTGGACTGCCTTTGGTGGAGAGGTTCAGTTTGTGGAGGCTACAGCAACGGCTGGAAAGGGTGAATTACATCTTACTGGACAACTTGGTGATGTAATTAAAGAATCAGCACAAATAGCACTGACATGG GTACGAGCGAAGGCAACTGATCTTAAGTTGGCAGCTGCTAATGAAACCAATTTCCTTAAGGGTCGAGATGTTCATATACATTTCCCTGCTGGTGCGGTACCGAAGGATGGACCCTCAGCTGGTGTGACATTGGTAACAGCTCTGGTTTCACTGTTTAGTCAGAAAAGAGTAAGAGCAGATACAGCTATGACTGGGGAGATGACTTTGAGGGGCCTTGTACTTCCTGTTGGCGGTATCAAGGATAAG ATATTGGCAGCACACCGCTATGGCATCAAGAGAGTGATTCTGCCAGAGAGAAATTTGAAGGATTTGGTTGAAGTACCGGCAGCAGTGCTTGGCAGTCTTGAG ATTTTACCAGCTAAGCAAATGGAAGACGTATTGGAGCAAGCATTTGAAGGTGGTTGTCCGTGGAGACAACACTCAAAATTATGA
- the LOC7491888 gene encoding lon protease homolog 2, peroxisomal isoform X2 — MICLGVGSDSSERSSKTQASTSSDNVKLDGKHQQEVFHWHNRGVAARALHLSRGVEKPSGRVTYIVVLEGLCRFNLNELITRGTYYTARISPLEMTNAELEQVDQDPDFIALSRQFKATAMELISVLEQKQKTGGRTKVLLETVPVHKLADIFVASFEISFEEQLSMLDSVDLKVRLSKATELVDRHLQSIRVAEKITQKVEGQLSKSQKEFLLRQQMRAIKEELGDNDDDEDDVAALERKMQSAGMPSNIWKHAQRELRRLKKMQPQQPGYNSSRVYLELLADLPWQTVSEEHELDLKAAKERLDNDHYGLVKIKQRIIEYLAVRKLKPDARGPVLCFVGPPGVGKTSLASSIAAALGRKFVRISLGGIKDEADIRGHRRTYIGSMPGRLIDGIKRVGVCNPVMLLDEIDKTGSDVRGDPAAALLEVLDPEQNNTFNDHYLNVPFDLSKVIFVTTANRMQPIPPPLLDRMEVIELPGYTPEEKLRIAMQYLIPRVLDQHGLSSEFLQIPEGMVKLVIQRYTREAGVRNLERNLAALARAAAVRVAEQEQAVPLSKDMHQLASPLLDNRLAEGADLEMEVIPMNENSHEISNTFSIASPLVVDEPMLEKVLGPPRFDDKEAAERVASPGISVGLVWTAFGGEVQFVEATATAGKGELHLTGQLGDVIKESAQIALTWVRAKATDLKLAAANETNFLKGRDVHIHFPAGAVPKDGPSAGVTLVTALVSLFSQKRVRADTAMTGEMTLRGLVLPVGGIKDKILAAHRYGIKRVILPERNLKDLVEVPAAVLGSLEILPAKQMEDVLEQAFEGGCPWRQHSKL, encoded by the exons ATGATTTGTTTAGGTGTTGGTAGTGATTCCAGCGAGAGAAGCTCGAAAACTCAAGCCAGTACCTCGTCGGATAATGTCAAGCTTGATGGGAAACACCAACAGGAAGTTTTTCACTGGCATAATAG GGGAGTGGCGGCTCGTGCTTTGCATCTTTCTAGAGGAGTGGAGAAACCTAGTGGGAGGGTGACGTACATAGTTGTTCTTGAAGGCTTGTGCAGATTCAACCTCAATGAACTTATTACGAGAGGGACTTATTATACTGCACGGATATCTCCACTTGAAATGACAAATGCTg agCTGGAGCAAGTGGACCAAGATCCTGATTTTATAGCACTGTCTCGCCAGTTCAAAGCAACTGCAATGGAGCTGATTTCTGTTCTTGAGCAG aaacaaaaaactgGTGGGAGGACAAAAGTCCTTCTGGAGACAGTTCCTGTTCACAAATTAGCAGATATATTTGTTGCTAGCTTCGAGATAAGTTTTGAAGAGCAGCTATCTATGCTGGATTCAGTTGATCTAAAAGTAAGACTGTCAAAAGCTACTGAGCTGGTTGATCGACATTTACAG TCAATACGTGTGGCAGAGAAGATCACGCAAAAGGTTGAAGGACAATTGTCAAAATCACAGAAAGAGTTCCTTCTGCGTCAGCAG ATGAGGGCTATAAAAGAGGAGCTTGGTGACaacgatgatgatgaggatgatgtaGCTGCCCTAGAAAGGAAGATGCAAAGTGCAGGAATGCCTTCAAATATCTGGAAGCATGCCCAAAGGGAGTTGAG GAGGCTTAAGAAGATGCAACCTCAGCAACCTGGATATAATAGTTCACGCGTTTACTTGGAGCTTCTTGCTGACCTGCCCTGGCAGACAGTGAGTGAAGAACATGAATTGGATCTAAAAGCTGCAAAAGAACGTCTTGATAATGACCACTACGGTCTAGTCAAAATCAAGCAACGTATTATTGAATATCTAGCTGTTCGCAAG CTTAAACCAGATGCAAGAGGTCCAGTTTTGTGCTTTGTTGGCCCACCAGGTGTTGGAAAGACATCTCTGGCTTCGTCTATTGCTGCTGCCTTGGGCAGAAAATTTGTTCGTATATCCCTTGGTGGCATTAAGGATGAGGCTGATATTAGAGGGCACAGGAGAACATACATCGGAAGCATGCCGGGGCGtcttatagatggaataaag AGAGTGGGTGTTTGCAATCCTGTGATGCTGCTGGATGAGATTGACAAGACAGGTTCTGATGTGCGTGGGGATCCAGCTGCAGCTCTGCTGGAGGTTCTTGATCCTGAACAGAATAACACATTCAACGATCA CTATCTGAATGTTCCATTTGACCTTTCAAAGGTGATTTTTGTGACAACTGCAAATAGGATGCAGCCTATTCCTCCACCGCTCTTAGACAGGATGGAAGTCATTGAGCTGCCTGGATACACACCTGAAGAAAAGCTTAGAATAGCAATGCAGTATTTGATTCCAAGAGTTTTGGATCAACACGGGCTGAGCTCTGAGTTCCTTCAAATTCCAGAG GGTATGGTGAAACTTGTCATTCAGAGATACACAAGGGAGGCAGGTGTACGCAATTTGGAGAGGAACTTGGCTGCCTTGGCTCGTGCTGCAGCTGTGAGAGTTGCAGAGCAAGAACAAGCTGTCCCGTTGAGCAAAGATATGCATCAGCTTGCTTCACCATTGCTGGATAACAGACTCGCTGAGGGAGCTGATCTGGAAATGGAAGTTATACCAATGAATGAAAACAGTCATGAGATATCAAACACATTCAGCATCGCCTCACCTTTGGTTGTAGATGAGCCTATGCTGGAGAAAGTACTTGGG CCTCCACGTTTTGATGACAAAGAAGCTGCAGAGCGTGTTGCATCCCCAGGGATATCAGTTGGGCTTGTCTGGACTGCCTTTGGTGGAGAGGTTCAGTTTGTGGAGGCTACAGCAACGGCTGGAAAGGGTGAATTACATCTTACTGGACAACTTGGTGATGTAATTAAAGAATCAGCACAAATAGCACTGACATGG GTACGAGCGAAGGCAACTGATCTTAAGTTGGCAGCTGCTAATGAAACCAATTTCCTTAAGGGTCGAGATGTTCATATACATTTCCCTGCTGGTGCGGTACCGAAGGATGGACCCTCAGCTGGTGTGACATTGGTAACAGCTCTGGTTTCACTGTTTAGTCAGAAAAGAGTAAGAGCAGATACAGCTATGACTGGGGAGATGACTTTGAGGGGCCTTGTACTTCCTGTTGGCGGTATCAAGGATAAG ATATTGGCAGCACACCGCTATGGCATCAAGAGAGTGATTCTGCCAGAGAGAAATTTGAAGGATTTGGTTGAAGTACCGGCAGCAGTGCTTGGCAGTCTTGAG ATTTTACCAGCTAAGCAAATGGAAGACGTATTGGAGCAAGCATTTGAAGGTGGTTGTCCGTGGAGACAACACTCAAAATTATGA
- the LOC18096916 gene encoding ATP synthase subunit delta', mitochondrial has protein sequence MLRQASRLLTRSIATTQQPIRVMGARPMSTNLPDTPVQDSAFIESWKKVAPNIDPPKTPSAFMKPRPPTPSTIPSKITVNFVLPYASELTSKEVDMVIIPATTGQMGVLPGHVPTIAELKPGVLSVHEGNDVKKYFLSSGFVFVHANSVADIVVVEAVPIDHIDQNLVQKGLADFTQKLSSATTELEKAEAQIGIDVHSALNSALVG, from the exons ATGTTACGCCAAGCATCACGCCTACTGACTCGATCCATCGCCACCACTCAACAACCGATTAGGGTGATGGGGGCTCGACCCATGTCGACGAACTTGCCAGACACACCCGTCCAGGACTCAGCATTTATTGAATCATGGAAAAAAGTGGCACCAAACATTGATCCACCAAAGACTCCATCGGCTTTTATGAAGCCTCGTCCTCCTACTCCATCTACTATTCCTTCTAAGATCACTGTCAATTTTGTTCTTCCATATGCATCAGAGCTCACCTCCAAGGag GTTGACATGGTCATTATACCAGCAACAACTGGGCAAATGGGTGTTTTGCCAGGGCATGTACCTACTATTGCGGAACTGAAGCCTGGGGTCTTATCAGTCCATGAAGGAAATGATGTGAAAAAATATTTCCTTAGCAGTGGGTTTGTCTTTGTCCATGCAAACTCGGTTGCTGATATAGTCGTTGTTGAGGCTGTTCCAATTGACCACATTGATCAGAACTTGGTTCAAAAGGGGCTAGCAGATTTCACACAGAAGCTCAGCTCAGCTACAACCGAGTTGGAGAAAGCTGAGGCACAGATTGGTATTGATGTTCACAGTGCTCTCAACTCTGCATTGGTAGGCTGA